The Acidobacteriota bacterium genome segment GTCGGGGGTCAGGAAGCTCTGCTCGAGGCCCTCGCCCCGGGGCAACCCGGCCAGCGCGGCCAGGTGATCGAGCCAGCCCTCCCGCTCCTCCGCCGTCATGCCCGCAAACCACCGGGTCACCCGGCGACGCAGCAGTCGCCGACCTTCGGCCGCTGCCGGCACCTGGCCGGGCAGCGCTTCCGGCAGGCCGGTGGCGGCCCCCGCCGGCAGGCGCGGTACCAGCCGCCAGAGTTCCGAGATCCACAGGCCGCGCCCCGAAAACAGCGGTCCGGTGGTGATGTAGAAGGTGGCCGTCAGCCCGGCCTCGGCGAGCAGGGTTGTCGCCTGGTCATGGTTGTCCCGGTAGCCGTCATCGAAGGTGATCCACACCGCCAGGGGGCCTTCGGCCCCGCCCTGCAGCCGGGCACTCATCTCTGCGGGGCCCACCACCCGGCAGTGTCGACGCAGCAGTTCCAGGTGCTCGCGGAAACGCTCCGGCGAGACGGAGAGCCCCGGGTCGAGGTAGGCGCCCACCTCTTCCGGCCGTCCCACCGAGTGGTAACGCAGAATCACGCCCCGGGCCGGACCCGCCAGGGCCCTGCGGTAGATTCGTCGCCGACGCCAGTTGACGTAGAGTGAACGCAGGATGCTCAAGGCCCTCTCCAGTCCGCCACCTTGTGCCCGGCCGCCTGCCGGGAAGGATGACGCGCCCGGTTGAGAATATATGATCCTCCAGAGAGAGGTGAGGAGGCTCCTTGGCCCAAGATCGTTCCCCGGCCCCGGACGCGGCCCGACGCCGCGCGGACACCCGGCATCTGCTGGGGGCTTCCGCCGTGGTCACCGCCCTGGGCCTGCTGACCAAGCTGGTGGGCCTCGGCACCCAGGCCCTGGTGGGGGCCCTGTTCGGGGCGACCCGGGCGATGGACGCCTACCGGGTCGTGCTCAATGTCCCCCAGCTCTTCGCCACCTGGGTCCGTCAACCCGTGCGGGCGGCGATCATTCCTCTCTTCACCCGTATCCGCCGGGAGCAGGGCGAGGCGGCTGCCTGGGAAGCGGCGAGCAACATCATCAACTGCCTGGCGGTGGGGCTGGTGCTGCTGGTGGGCTTGCTCTGGGCCGGGTCGGGGCTGGTGGCCCGGGTGATGGCCAGCGGCTTCCGCGATCCGGCGGTGTGGGCCGAGATGTCGCGGCACATCCAGCTCATCGTCGTGACGATTTTCTTCTCGGTGCTCGGAGTGGTTCTCGGCAGCCTGCACAACATCTACCGCCGCCAGCACTACCCGGCCTTCGGGCGCCTGGCCAACGGCCTGGTGGTGCTCGCCGCCCTCTGGCTGTTGGGCCGCGAGTACGGCTTTACCGGCTACATCGCCGGCATCGTCCTGGGGGCCGCCGCCAGCTTCCTGATCCAGCTCCTGCTGATGGCCCCCCATCGCCGCCACTACCGGCTGGTGCTGCGCCCGAGGGCCCCCGAGATCCGCGAGTTGCTGGCCCTGGCGCTGCCGTTGTTCATCGGCCTGACGGGCACCCGCATCGACGTCTTCCTCGACCAGAATTTCGCCTCCTGGCTGCCCGACGGACATCTGGCGGCCCTGACCTTCGCGGCGTTTCTCTCGGCGGTGGCCACCGATCTGCTGATCACCGTCTCCTCCACGGTGCTCCTGCCCCACTTCGCCGACCTGGTCAGCCAGAGACGCTTCAGCGAGTTGCGCGGCCGCCTGGCCCAGTCCATGGGAGGCTACCTGCTGCTGCTGCTGCCCGTGGCGGCCTTCCTGGTGGTAGGAGCCTTCTCGGTGGTGGAACTGGTCTACCTGCGCGGCGCCTTCACCCGGGAAAAGGCCGAGCTGACCGCCATGTTGCTGCCGATCCTGGCCTTCGGCGCGCCGGCCTTTTCCATGGGCCAGGTGCTGGCCCAGGTGCACATCAGCGGCGGTGACACGAAGACCCCGATGGCCGTGGGTTTCTGGCGGGTGGGCTTCAAGGCGCTGTTCTCGGTGATCCTGCTGGTGATTCTGCCCCTGCCGCTGAAGATCGCCGGGCTGGCCTTTGCCTCCACCGCCTCGTCGTTCTTCCGCACGGCGCTGCTGTGGATGCGCCTTCCGGCCGATCGGCGGCCCGCGGGAGGGCCCCTGGGGCGCATGATCGGGGCGCTGCTGCTCTCCTCGGCCGCCGGGGGTGGGGCCGGGTGGGTGACGCTCGGAGGGCTGGGGGGGCTGGGAGAGGGCTTCGTCTTCTCGGCTTTCAAGGTGCTGGTCGCGTCGGCGGTGACTTTCGGTGTGCATCTCGCGCTGGCCAGCCTGCTCTCGCCGCCCCTGCGGCAAACCGCCCGCCGCCTGCTGCGTCGCTGAAGCGGGCGCCTTTCCGACTGGCCCCGGTGCCCCCGGGCGGCTTATCTTTGCCAGATGCGAGGGAACGACGGTTGAACCAGGTCTCGAGTCAGGTGCCCGCCGGCTGGCGGACCGAAGCGGGTGGCGAACCGCAGATTCAGGTCGTCGCGGCCAGCGAGATCATGGTGCTCGTTCTGGCCGTCGGCTGCGTGGCCGTGGCCTATGCCTTTCCTTTCCCGGCGGTGAAGTACGGCCTGATCGCCTTCTTCGGCGTGATCACCGTGCTCCAGACCCTGCGTCGCCCGGCGGTGGGCCTGGCGCTGCTGGCCTTCGCCTCCCCGGCGATGGATTTGATTCCCCAGGATCTCTTTCCAATCCGGGGGCTGAACGCCGAGACGGCGTTCCTGCTCTTCGCCCTGTTCATCTGGGCCCGGGCCAACCAGCTCTACGGAAAACTCGAAATACGGCCCGCGCTCAGTCGTTGGCTGGCGGCCTACGCCCTGCTGATCATGATCTCGGCCGTCAGGACCTGGCTGATTTGGCAGGTCTCTCTCTTCGATGTGCTGGCCAAGGGGAAGAACCACCTGACCTACATGATCTTGCTGCCGGTGGCCTTTCACGTGCTGCGGACCCGGCGCGACCAGAAGTTGCTGCTGCTCGCCGTCAGCGCATCCATCGTGCTCAACGCCCTGTCGGCCATCGACCACTCCTTTCTCGCCTTCATCGGGGGAAACCTCGAGCGCCACCGGGCCAGCGCCCTGCTCGCCACCCAGCCCAACATCTTCGGCGGCGCGATGGCCATGTACCTGCCCGTTTTCATCGCCCTGGCCCTGCACAAGATCGGTTCTCGACTGATGAACCTGTGGTTTTTCTTCGGTGCGGGCGCGGTGGGCTTCGCCCTGCTGCTGACCTTGTCCCGTGGTGCCTGGCTCGGTGCGGCGGGAGCCTTGGCGGCCATGGCCCTGGTCAGAGATCGCAAGCTGCTGGTGCTGCTGGTGGTGGCGGCGGCGAGTTACCAGCTCTGGGTCCCCGAGCAGGCCATCGAAAGGGCCAAGAGCACGACGCAGCACGGCGGCGACCTGGTGGCCGGGGAGCAGATCGCCGACGATTCGACCCAGATGCGCATCGAGCAGTACAAGTCCCTGGGCGCGATGATGCTGCCGCGGCCGATCCTCGGTTCCGGCTACAAGTCTTTCCCGCGGATGTTCAAACTCTACGGCACCCTGGGTCGGGCCAAGGGGGCTCACTCCACGTATTGCCAGATCGGTACCGAGGAGGGAATCGTGGGGCTGGTCGTCCTGGGCATCCTCTTCGCCATGATGATGGCGCTGGGACTCAAGGGGGCCTTCCGGTTGGAGGACCCCTTGCTTTCCTGGCTGGCCCTGGGCCTGTTCGCGGGGGCCGTTTCGATGGCCCTGTGCATGGCGACGGGCGCTCGCTTCGAGGCGCAGAAGATCTTCGGCTTCTACTGGCTGCTGATGGGCATCATCGACTACGAACTGGCGAGCAGGAGGATGGCTGCCGAACCCGCCGGAGGAGGGGAGACCTAGTGCGCGTCCTCTTCCTGGGGCCGGCCAGCGCCTGTCACGTCACCCGCTGGACCGACTTCCTCCGCAGCCGGGGGCACGAGGTGCTGCTGGCCACGATGCATGCCATCCCCCCCCGGCACGCGGACGGGAGCGCCCCCCTGGCGCCGAAGCTCTCCTCCGGGCCGACCTCGATGAAGACCCTGCTGCCCGCGGTGCGGGCCGCCCGGCGCCTCGCCCGGGATTTCCGCCCCGAAGTGGTCTGCGCCTATTACATGTCCAGCTACGGCTTCGTCGGCGCCCTGGCCGGACTCAGGCCCCTGGTGGGAGCGGCGGCGGGCGGAGACGTGCTGGTGGACGACTTCGACTCGGCCCTCAAGCGCCTGCGCATTCGAGCCATGGTGGGCTTCACCCTGGCCCGCACCAGCGGGATGCTGGCCTGGGCACCCCACGTGGCGGCCCGCCTCGAAGAACTGGGCTTTCCGAGGGAGAAGATCCTGGTCCAGCCCCGCGGAGTCGACCAGCGCCTGTTCGCCTACCGCCGGCCCCGCCGCCGGCCGCCGGGCGAGCCGTTGCGCATTCTCTCGATACGCTGGCTCAAGCCCCTCTACCGGGTCGACACCCTGGTCGAGGCCCTGGTCGGTCTGGCCCGGGCGGGCGCTCGCTTCGAGGCCCGGATCGGTGGAGAGGGGAGCGAGCGCGAGCAACTCGAAACCCGGGTACGCGAGGCCGGTTTGGGCGAGCAGGTCCGCTTCCTCGGGCGCCTGGAAGCCGACGACATCCCGGCCCAGATGGCCTGGTCGGATGTCTATGTCAGTACTTCCAGTTCCGACGGCGCCTCTTCATCGCTCTTCGAAGCCCTGTCGGTGGGAACCTACCCGGTGGTCAGCGACATCATTGCCAACCGGCCTTTCATCGAGCCCGGGGTCAATGGTCGGCTTTTCCCCGTCGGCGACGTGGCGGCGCTGCGGGGCCACCTCCTGGCCCTCGAGCGGGACGACGAAAGCCGCTTGCGCGGCATCGAGGCGGCCCGCAGGCTGGTGGCCGAAAAACTCGACTACGGGCGGAACATGGAGCGGATCGAGGCCTTTCTCGCCGCCGCCGCCGGGCGGGGGGCGACAGGGGGTTCGACCCGATGAAGATCTCCACCCGTGGCCGCTACGCCCTGCGCATGATGGCCTCGATAGCCCGCGCCGGGGGCGAGCGGGTTCCGGTGACTCTCGAGGCTGTCAGCCGGGAAACCGGTATATCGAAAAAATACCTCGAGCAGATCGCCATCCCCCTCAAGCGTGCGGGTCTGCTCGTGGGCGTGCCGGGGCGGGGAGGGGGTTATCGCCTGGCCCGGCCGCCGCAGGCCATCGACCTGGCCACGGTGGTCGAGGCGGCTCTGGGGCCGATAGGCATCGTGGGCTGCGTGATGGATCCGGGGAGCTGCGACCGCGCCGGCGAGTGCGAGGCGCGCATGATCTACGCCCTGGCCACGCGGGCCATGCGGGACGTTTTCGCCGCCCACACCGTCGAGGACCTGGTGCGGCCGCGCCGCCTGCGCGAGGCCTTGCTGGCCCTGGCCGCTTCGAGCCGGGACACCCGAGTCGGCTAGCAGCCCGTTCCGGAAGCTTCTTCGCCTCCGCGGGGAGGGTGCAACTCCTGCCGCAGCCGGACGAGTTGCTGTTCGACCTGGGACCAGGCCGTGCCCCCCGCGTGACAGCGTCGTTCGGCGGCGGCGCGGGGATCGAGCCACTCGGAGAGATCGGCGCCGAGCGCGGGGTGGTATTGCCGGGCGCGGGCCGGGTCGAGGGCCGACAGGTCGGCGCCCTCCTCTTCGAGGTCCTTGACCAGGCGTGCCACGCAGCCATGGGCCTCGCGGAAGGGAACCCCCCGGGTGACCAGGTAGTCGGCCAGTTCCGTGGCCAGGCTGAAGTCTCCCGCCAGCTCTTTTTCGAAGCGTTCGGCGACGAAGCGGGAAGTGCGCCACATGCCTTCCATGATCCGCACGCACTGGCGGCTGGTGCCCAGGGCGTCGAAAAGGGCGTGGCGGTCTTCCTGCAGGTCCCGGAAGTAAGACAGCGGCAGACCGTGGGTCAGGGTGAGCAGGGCCTGCAGGTCGCCGAAGACCCTCGCCGCCTTGCCGCGGATCAGCTCGGCGGCATCCGGGTTGCGCTTTTGGGGCATGATGCTCGATCCGGTGGTGTAGGCGTCCCCCAGCCGCAGGAAGCCGAACTCCGTGCTGCTCCACAGCACCATCTCGGCCGCCATGCGGGAGAGGTGGGACATCAGCACGGCGCAGGCGGCCACGGTCTGCTGCACGTGGTCCCGGGCCGCCACCGCGTCCATGGCGTTGGGTACCGGGGCCCGGAAGCCGCCCCGTCGGGCGCTGGCCCGGCGGTCCACCCGGTGGGGTGAACCGGCCAGGGCGCCGGCCCCCAGCGGGCAGAAGTCGAGGGCTTCGAGGGCCTCCCGCAGGCGACGCCGGTCACGGGCCAGCGGCCAGGCGTGGGCCAGCAGGTGGTGGCCGAGGAGAATCGGCTGGCCCCGCTGCAGGTGGGTGTAACCCGGCATCAGCACCCGGCCCTCGTCCTCGATGCGTTCGAGCAGGGCATCGACCAGGGCCGAGACTTCGCCGTCGAGGGCGGCGAGTTCTCGCTTGAGCCACAGCCTGAGGTCCAGGGCCACCTGGTCGTTGCGGGAGCGGGCGGTGTGCAGCTTGCCCCCCAGAGGGCCGATCACTTCGGTCAGCCGCGCTTCGACCGCCATGTGAATGTCGTCGAAATCCGCGGGGGAGGGGACGAAAGCGCCGGTTTCGAGTTGCCCGGCCACCTGGTCGAGGCCCTCGAGGATCGTCTGAAGTTCGGCGTCGGTCAGCAGGCCGGCGTCGGCCAGGCCCTGCGCGTGGATCTTCGAGCCCTCGATGTCCTCGCGCCAGAAACGCAGGTCTTCGGGCAGCGAGGACGAGAAGCGCTGCATTTGGGGGTCGGTGCCGCCCTCGAAACGGCTGCGAAGATCACTCATGGTCTTTCCCTCCCACCCGAGTCGTTCAGGGGTCGGGCCCGGGCGGCCGCTGGCATGCTATCCGGCCCCTTCCGCGGGGTCAAAAAACGCCTGCCGATCCATTGCGCATCCGCTACGGGGATTACGGAATCGTGATAGGCTGCCGGTCCATCGCCATTCCGGTTCCGCGGCCCGTTCGGCCGTCGGCAAGGCGAGGCTCGCAATCTGCGGCGTCCTTTCGACTTGAGGGATCCCGCCCGGAGCGTCTGCCGCGGCTTGCCGGACTTGTCGATGCGGACATGAAGGCACAGTTTTTGCTCTAGAACCTGGCCAAAATCACTGGCAGTGACTCGTGACGAGAGGCGGCACGCGGCGGCAGACTCCCGCGGAGGACGCCCACGAGAGGAGATGTCCCGTGAGGCACCGAGTTCTGGGCCGGATGATTCCCGGTCTCGTGATCTTCTCGCTGATGGCTGCCTTCCCGGCGGCATGGGCCACCGACTACTGGGTGCGCACCGACGGCTCCGATGCCTGCAACGGTCGGGCCGACGCCCCGTCGGGAAGCGGCAGTTGTGCGTTTCGTTCCATTGCCAAGGCCAACTCGGTGGCGGGTTGCGGCGATACGATCAACATCGGTGTGGGCGCCTTCTTCGAAGATCGCATCACCGTTTCCGACGACTGCGCCACGACCGCGCCCAAGGTTTTCGCCGGTGCCGGGCTTTCGGTCAGTACATGGGTCGCCGGCGGTATCGACGTGGATGACACCGCCTGTCAGCCGGACGCGAACAATCCCAACGTCTACCGCTGTCCCAAGCCGGCGGGGACCGGGACGCAATACTCGCCCCAGTCCTGCCTGCTCCAGCGCTACACCGAGCACGTCTACTGGAAGGACGAAAACTCCACCCAGGGCGACCTGGTCGGCCCCGTCTGCCTGACCCGCAACACCAACTCCGCGGCCGACGTGGACGGCAAAGAGGGCAACTACTTCGAATCCACCTCCGAGTATTTCGTCCGCCCCTGGGATGATCACGACCCCCGTGCCGCCGGTACGGCGGGTACGGGCCTGGTAGCGGCGGTGGCCACCTGCACCAGCCAGTCCTCCATGGCCCTGCGGCTGACCGGCCGCAACATCGAGATCCGTGACCTGGAGTTGATCAGCCCGTGCTACGTGGCCATCGGCCTTTCGGGCTCCGACGGTGTGTTGCTCGAGAATCTCAACGTCTATGGCGGGACGGTCTGGGCCTACAACAACAGCTCCAACTTCACCTATCGTCGCCTCAAGGTGCGTAACGCCCTGCGTCGGCCCAACAACACCGGAACGGTGACGGGAACTTCATGGGACACGGGAAGCCAGTGCATGGCCACCCAGGGTTCGAACTTCACCATGGAGGACGTGGAGACCTACGGTTGCCGGGAGGGTTTCTCGCTCTCCGGCGGGGCCAACAACGGCACCATCGACGGGCTCTTCGTCCACGGCTCGTTCAACCACGGCATCAAGATCCAGGATCAGACCACCCACGACATCCTGATCCGCGACGCTCTGGCCTACAACAACCAGGAAGCGCTGTTCATCGAATGTCCCTACAACATCACCGTCGAGAACTCCACCTTTCCCTTTACCGCCCCCGGTGGCGGCGTGGTGATTCAGGGCAACCCGGGGGGCTGTGCGGCGGATCGCCCGAGCAACCTGGACTTCTACAACAACATCATCTTCTCGATGATCTGGCACAACTACGGTGGTGATACCTGGGCCAAGGGCGGCCACGACCTGGACTACAACACCTACATCAGTGACAACGGCCGCTCCTACGTGCAGCGCAACGTACAGGCCAATCGCTCGATGAGCCTGGCGACCTGGCAGAACTGGAGCGCCGACCCCTGCGCCGACTGCACGCGCGATCCCAACGGTCGCTCGGCGACCCGGGCGGAAGTGTTCAAGAACTGGATGGGCCAGGACGACCGCCTGAACGCGGGTTACGACTTCGATCTGCGAACCGACTCGCCGGTGGTGGGCAGCGCCTCGTCGAGCTACGGCGACGCGGTCGATATCGAGGGCGTCGGCCGTTCGACGCCCCGGGATCCCGGCGCCTACGACCACACCGACGGCGGGGGAGGGGGAGGCGGCGGCAGCCCCGCCTGCTCCGATGGCCTGGACAACGACGGTGACGGCGTCGCCGACTACCCGGCGGACTACGGCTGCTCGTCGGCCACGGACACGTCGGAGGTGTCCACCACGGCTTGCGGCGACGGGGTCGACAACGACGGCGACGGCTTGGTCGACCAGGGGGACAGCAACTGCACCTCGGCTACCGACGGCAGTGAGAGCCGCTGCGGCGACGGGGTGCGGGAGCCCGCTGCCGAGGCATGTGACGGCAGCGACCTGGGGGGGCAGACCTGCGTCTCCCGGGGCTACGACGAGGGCACCCTCGCTTGCGACGCGAGCTGCAACTACGATGAGAGCGCCTGCAACTCCCGCCCTTCCGACGTAGGCAACCTCCGACGTACCGACACCCGCTGACCGGAGCCGCGCCTGCGACCCCGCTGGAGAAGTTTTTTCAGCGGGGCGCTAGGGCCGGCGGGGCCGGCAGCGGACCACCAGGTAGCCGCCGAGGTAGCGGAAGGGGGGAAGATCCGCCAACCGTTCATAGGCGTAGGCCAGGGAGCGGAACAGCGGCCAGGCGTCGTTGCTCGAGCGGGAGCGGAAGTACTGCAGGGGGAAGAGCCAGGCGCCTGTCACCCTCTCGACTTCCAGTCCGGCGCCTTCGAGCTGGGCCTTGAGGGAGGGCCAGAAGGTCCAGCCGGTGGGCTCGTCGAAGGTCGGTTCACGGCCCATCGCCCGCAACAGGGCGCGCAGGGCGGCCTTGATCGGGATCTTCAGCGCCCGGATCATGCCGTGGGGGGAAAGCCAGTTGTACTGCACGAGGATGAACTGGCCGTCGGGGGCGAGCACGCGACAGGCTTCGGCCAGGGCCGCGTCCTGGTCGGGGATGTGCTGGATCACCCGCACGCAGGTGATGGCATCGACGCTGCCCGCCTCGAGGGGGATCTCGGTCGCCGAGGCCCAGACCAGTTCCGTCGGCACCGGCAGCGGTTCGTCCTTCATCCAGTTCCGGGCCACGCCGAGCAGCCGGCGGCTGCGGTCGAGACCGATCAGGCGCTCGGCCCGGGGCGCGAAGTGCCGCAGGAAACGGCCGTGCCCGCAGCCCAGATCGAGCAGGGCGGCGTTCTTCCCGTCGGAGAAGCAGCGGTCCAGGGCGTCGGCCTCCACGGCGGTCATGTAGGCGCCGAAACTGCCGCGGAAGGCGCGGTCGTACTCGGTACGTTCCCAGAAGCCGGCCTTGCGGCGGGCCAGGACTTCCTTCTTTTCGTGCTGTTCCGTCGCTAGAGTCACCGCTGAATCCTTTCCACCAGGCCCCGAAAATCGGTCAGCCAGACGTCCGACCGGGCGGTCAACTCGCCCAGCAGGGTGTCGTACCATGCCTTCATCTCGGGATCCTGGCTGGAGTAGCTGTTGGGGTGGAGGTTCAACGTCACCACCCGGCCCAACTCCGCGGCCCGGTCTCCCAGGCGGCGAACGTAATCCCTGGCTCCGGCCAGGTCCAGTCCGAGGCCGGTGACCGAGAAAAGCGTCGAGTCCATCACGTGCAGGGGGATCTCGAGCAGCTTCCCCCGGAGCCGTCGCGGGCCGGGCAGAGGGTGCTGGTCCGGGGCGAGGTTCCCGCGGTCCATCACCGTCGAATCGTACTCCAGCCCGGCGGCTTCCATGCCGTCGAGCACCTCCCGCCGCAGCCGCAGGTAGTGCATCCGCAGCCCCCGCACCGGCCGGCCGCCGATCGCGGCCAGCTCCCGCACCTCCCCGGCCAGGCCCTCGGCATCGGTCGACGATTGCCCGTGAAGGCCCACCTCCTGGCCGGCGGCCTGGAGCCGGGCCACGGCGGCCCGGATGGCCGGGGGCCGGTAGTTGATGCCCAGGCCGGGTCGGACGGCGATGAACCAGGTGGATCGCACCCCGGCCCGCCTTTCAGCCTCCAGCAGGGATTCCAGCACGTCCCAGGGATCGCGTCCCACCGCGGCGCGGGCGATGCCCAGCCAGGCCCCCAGCGCCCGCCGCGGCCGCCAGCGGCGGATCAGGTTCTGACGGGCGATGTTGAAGCCGTAGCGCAGCAGGAAGCCGTCGACCAGGTGTTCCCTCAGGCCCAGGTGGTCGATGTCGTGGCTCAGGCAGACCCCCCAGCGGGTGCCGGCGGGCAGATCGACGGGCAGTTCTCCGCTGGTGGGAGGTTCGGGGTAGTCGACGGTGGGGCGGGACGAGGCGTGGGGGGGCTTCACCTGCGGTATGCTCCTCGGCCGTGGACGAACTCCGGCTCTCCCGGGTCCCGGCCTTGGGATGCATATTACCCCGAGCCCGGCTGAGTTTCGGAGCGATGGTGCGAGGTGCCCTGTGGGACGACTGGTGACAGCATGGCGGTTGTGGCAATCCGGCGGGCGAGACGAACTGCGCGCAGCCTTCGAGCGCTCGCTCTTTCCGGCCCGGCTCTACCGGGTCAACGAGATGGTCATCGCCCGCCTGACCACCCCCCGACCCCTTCCGAGGCCCCTGGCCAACGTGAAGATCCGCTGGGCGACGACTGACGACGAGCCCCTGCTGCGGCGCATTCGTCCCCGCGAGGGCGGTTATCTGCGGAATTTCGAGACTTCCCTGTGCCTGCTGGGCGAGGTGGGTGGAGAGCCGGCCAGCTTCAATTTCTTCGAGCACGGCGACTGGCATGTCTCCCGCTCCAACGCCTACCGCTTCGCCCTCGGACCGGAGGCCGTGTGGGCCTGGGGCTTCGAGGTGCATCCCCGCTTTCGGATGAGCGGTGTTTTCGCCAAGCAGTGGGTGGAAGCTCTGCCCTTGCTGAGGGAGAAGGGGTTCAGGCGCATCTACGGCTCGATCCAGGCCGACAACCCTCGCTCACTCAAGTCCCACCGGAGGCTGGGATTCGAGTTCCTCTATCGTTTCCGGGTGCGGCGTCTGCTGGGTACCGTGCGCCACCAGGCGGTGCCGGAGGAGGGGCGGGAGCTGGAAGCCTCGTCGGGGTGGGGCCCCTGGGTCGGCCGCGACACATCGATCGAGGCCGACGGCTGATTTCGGCGTACTTTCCCGGGGAGGATGCGCGTGAGCCTGCGCGGGTCTTCGAGGACCTCGATGGGATCATGACCAGGCCCCTGGCAGAGCGGGTGCGAACGGCCCTGCGTTTCGTTCGGGAAGGTCGCTTCCAGGCCCTGAGGGCCACCGTGGAGCGGGGTTTCTTCCCGGCGCCGCTGTTTCGCCGCAATCGGCTGATCATCGCCTCCCTGGGGGCGTGTTCCGCCCCGGCGGGGGGCGAGGGCGGCGACTTCGATCTGGTCTGGGCGGGGCGGCGGGAGATGGCCGCGCTGTGTGCGGTCCGGCCGCGTCCGCGTGATTTCGAGCGCTTCTTCGATGCGGGCTGCCTGGCGCTGCTGGGCCTGCGGGACGGGGTGCCCTGCTCACTGAGCTGGATCGAACTGGATCCGGTGCACGACTCGAGGCCCAACGCCTATCGCTTTCCGCTGCATGCCTCGGCCGCCTGGGGGTTCGGCTACTGCTCCACGGAGGGTCTGGCCGACCAGCAGACCTTCCACCAGCACTGGCATCGCAAGCTGGCGGTGCTGGAGCAGGTGGGTATCGACGAGGTCTACGTGGCGGTCCAGTCCGACGATGTCCTGGAACGGGCCGTCCACCGCCGGGCCGGATTCACCATGGTCTTCGAGCTGGATGTGCTGCGCTTTTGCGGGGCGACGGTGCACCGGGTCGGTCGCCTGGCCGACGATCACGCCGGTCCCCGCCGCCGCCTGGGCCTCGGCCGCTGGAGCCCGGCCACCGGCAGCGTCGCCCCTTTCCGCCCCCGGCAGTAGTCACGCCGTGAGCGCCCGCGGCGGGGAGGGCGTCCTGCCGGCCGGGCTCACGGATGAGCGGTCAGGGGCATGTGGCGCATGTGCTCGGTGGTGCGGTGCTTGCTCATCAGGTCGCGGTAGGCCCGCCGGACCTGCTCTTCGCCCAGGCCCAACGCCGCGGCCACTTCGCCTTCGGGCACCTTGTTCTCCCAGCCGTAGAGCAGCAGGTCGAGCTGCTGGAAGGGCAGGGAGAAGAAGAACTCTTCCTGGGTCTGCTCCGCGGAGTAGGTGTCTGAAGTCGGCGGCCGGGAGGTGATGCCTTCGGGCACGCCCAGGTAGTCGGCAAGGGCGTAGACCTGGCTCTTGTACAGGTGCTGGATCGGCTTGAGATCCACGGCGATGTCACCGTGCTTGACGATGAAGCCCACCGCCCATTCGTTGCGGTTGCAGGTGCCGATCACCGCGTAGTTCAGGCTCTCGCCGTGGTAGTAGAGCATCGCCGTGCGGGCCCGCTGCTTGAAGTTGGTCGCCGCCACGATCTGGTTGAGCTGGCGGGGGCCCAGGCGTTCGGTGCGGGTGGTGCCGTCGGCGAACTCCACGGTGAGCAGGAAGTAGTTCAGCCGGTCCTGATCGAGGATGCCCTCGGCCAGGTGGATCTTGAAACGGTCCCTGTCCGGGTCGAATTCCGGGAAGTGGTGCCGCACCGCCTCGGTCTGGCGCCGGTAGCAGCCCAGGCCCTCGAGGCCCGGCGTGACGTCTTCCATCAGCAGTTCGACGCCCAGCTTGTCGCCCAGTTCCCGGGCCAGGTCCACGCTCTCCGGGCTCGAGTGGCGGTCAGGCATCATGATGCCTACCACCCGCTCGGGTCCGAGGGCCTTGACGGCCAGGCAGAGCACCACGGCGGAGTCCACTCCCCCGGAAACGCCCACCACGCCGCCTTGGCGGCGCAAGTCCCGGCGCACCTGGCGGCGCAGCACCTCCGCCAGGCGCTCGCTCTCGGCGGCCGGGTCGATCCTGATCACATCAGCACTCAGGGGCATCACTTTTCTCCGTCTCGGAAGCCGCGGGGCTCCCGCTGTCGATCGTGGCGCGCTCCCGCTGGCGGAGCACCTGTTTCATGATCTTGCCTGACTCGTTCTTGGGCAAGCCGTCGAGGACTTCGAAGCTCGCGGGTTTCTTGTAGGGCGGCAGGCGCTTGCCGACGAATTCCAGGAGTCCGTCCAGCTCGGCCTTCGAGCCCTCGCGAAA includes the following:
- a CDS encoding Rrf2 family transcriptional regulator — protein: MKISTRGRYALRMMASIARAGGERVPVTLEAVSRETGISKKYLEQIAIPLKRAGLLVGVPGRGGGYRLARPPQAIDLATVVEAALGPIGIVGCVMDPGSCDRAGECEARMIYALATRAMRDVFAAHTVEDLVRPRRLREALLALAASSRDTRVG
- a CDS encoding O-antigen ligase family protein, which codes for MNQVSSQVPAGWRTEAGGEPQIQVVAASEIMVLVLAVGCVAVAYAFPFPAVKYGLIAFFGVITVLQTLRRPAVGLALLAFASPAMDLIPQDLFPIRGLNAETAFLLFALFIWARANQLYGKLEIRPALSRWLAAYALLIMISAVRTWLIWQVSLFDVLAKGKNHLTYMILLPVAFHVLRTRRDQKLLLLAVSASIVLNALSAIDHSFLAFIGGNLERHRASALLATQPNIFGGAMAMYLPVFIALALHKIGSRLMNLWFFFGAGAVGFALLLTLSRGAWLGAAGALAAMALVRDRKLLVLLVVAAASYQLWVPEQAIERAKSTTQHGGDLVAGEQIADDSTQMRIEQYKSLGAMMLPRPILGSGYKSFPRMFKLYGTLGRAKGAHSTYCQIGTEEGIVGLVVLGILFAMMMALGLKGAFRLEDPLLSWLALGLFAGAVSMALCMATGARFEAQKIFGFYWLLMGIIDYELASRRMAAEPAGGGET
- a CDS encoding glycosyltransferase translates to MRVLFLGPASACHVTRWTDFLRSRGHEVLLATMHAIPPRHADGSAPLAPKLSSGPTSMKTLLPAVRAARRLARDFRPEVVCAYYMSSYGFVGALAGLRPLVGAAAGGDVLVDDFDSALKRLRIRAMVGFTLARTSGMLAWAPHVAARLEELGFPREKILVQPRGVDQRLFAYRRPRRRPPGEPLRILSIRWLKPLYRVDTLVEALVGLARAGARFEARIGGEGSEREQLETRVREAGLGEQVRFLGRLEADDIPAQMAWSDVYVSTSSSDGASSSLFEALSVGTYPVVSDIIANRPFIEPGVNGRLFPVGDVAALRGHLLALERDDESRLRGIEAARRLVAEKLDYGRNMERIEAFLAAAAGRGATGGSTR
- a CDS encoding polysaccharide deacetylase family protein, with translation MSILRSLYVNWRRRRIYRRALAGPARGVILRYHSVGRPEEVGAYLDPGLSVSPERFREHLELLRRHCRVVGPAEMSARLQGGAEGPLAVWITFDDGYRDNHDQATTLLAEAGLTATFYITTGPLFSGRGLWISELWRLVPRLPAGAATGLPEALPGQVPAAAEGRRLLRRRVTRWFAGMTAEEREGWLDHLAALAGLPRGEGLEQSFLTPDMLRRMQEAGMTIGAHTRSHPHLDHLPPEQHAEEVAGSKTDLEKILGRAVPDFAYPNPSGGGRFGEQARAAVAAAGFRTSVTSTPGPLGPETDLLRLPRIGVYAGPQEKLVFSLLARAGRP
- a CDS encoding lipid II flippase MurJ — protein: MAQDRSPAPDAARRRADTRHLLGASAVVTALGLLTKLVGLGTQALVGALFGATRAMDAYRVVLNVPQLFATWVRQPVRAAIIPLFTRIRREQGEAAAWEAASNIINCLAVGLVLLVGLLWAGSGLVARVMASGFRDPAVWAEMSRHIQLIVVTIFFSVLGVVLGSLHNIYRRQHYPAFGRLANGLVVLAALWLLGREYGFTGYIAGIVLGAAASFLIQLLLMAPHRRHYRLVLRPRAPEIRELLALALPLFIGLTGTRIDVFLDQNFASWLPDGHLAALTFAAFLSAVATDLLITVSSTVLLPHFADLVSQRRFSELRGRLAQSMGGYLLLLLPVAAFLVVGAFSVVELVYLRGAFTREKAELTAMLLPILAFGAPAFSMGQVLAQVHISGGDTKTPMAVGFWRVGFKALFSVILLVILPLPLKIAGLAFASTASSFFRTALLWMRLPADRRPAGGPLGRMIGALLLSSAAGGGAGWVTLGGLGGLGEGFVFSAFKVLVASAVTFGVHLALASLLSPPLRQTARRLLRR